One part of the Raphanus sativus cultivar WK10039 chromosome 7, ASM80110v3, whole genome shotgun sequence genome encodes these proteins:
- the LOC108850578 gene encoding uncharacterized protein LOC108850578, translated as MVSSVPILTGTNFAEWKEKVEFTLGVLDLDLALREEEPNPLTEESTEEKKEFYKNWEKANRLSIMFLRMTIASNIKSSLPPADKAKAYLAAIEERFKTADKSLEGKLMADLTTIKYDGTRSMQEHCIEMTNLAAMLKNLGMSVDDSFLVQFILNSLPPQYGPFQINYNAIDERWTSNELANKLVQEEARLGREGIKVAHYIQGAGPKAGKKHQMSHKRAPSRMNDNQVNEKKKAKKDEKCHFCRKIGHFQKDCPKRKEWFEKKGIPYDPEHKLK; from the exons ATGGTCTCGTCTGTTCCAATTCTTACTGGAACCAACTTCGCAGAATGGAAAGAGAAGGTTGAGTTCACATTAGGAGTACTAGACTTGGATTTGGCATTAAGAGAGGAAGAGCCAAATCCACTAACAGAGGAAAGTactgaagaaaagaaagaattcTATAAGAATTGGGAAAAAGCGAACAGACTGAGCATTATGTTCTTAAGGATGACAATAGCAAGCAACATCAAATCTTCCCTTCCACCTGCAGATAAAGCGAAAGCTTATCTAGCGGCTATAGAAGAACGGTTTAAGACTGCAGACAAATCCCTAGAAGGGAAACTTATGGCAGATCTTACAACCATAAAGTATGATGGCACAAGGTCTATGCAAGAACATTGCATTGAAATGACCAACCTTGCGGCAATGTTAAAGAATTTAGGAATGAGTGTGGACGATTCATTTCTTGTCCAGTTTATCCTAAATTCTTTACCTCCTCAGTATGGACCATTCCAAATTAATTATAACGCCATAGATGAAAGATGGACGTCTAATGAACTGGCTAATAAATTGGTCCAAGAGGAGGCTAGGCTTGGTCGCGAAGGTATTAAGGTTGCCCATTATATTCAAGGAGCTGGACCTAAAGCTGGGAAAAAGCATCAAATGAGCCATAAAAGAGCACCATCCAGAATGAACGACAATCAAGTGAATGAGAAGAAAAAGGCAAAGAAAGATGAAAAATGCCATTTTTGCAGAAAGATTGGACACTTTCAGAAAGATTGTCCTAAAAGAAAAGAATGGTTCGAAAAGAAAG GGATTCCTTATGATCCAGAACATAAACTCAAGTGA
- the LOC108850577 gene encoding uncharacterized protein LOC108850577, giving the protein MSSFSFPSPTIKQEHIEKLYSSFGVDRAVVCELCSDHETPETVRNGYGGAYLNFFESCGLSFPIPRQLLEILADLGISLTQLCPNLLRHLLAILVRAREEKILFELEELHSLYLIKRNQKNPGTFLASPRPGLHVIGGTPYRDDQWRDQFFAFKVDSSTVRDFDFSLLPRRWAETIAHPRVSPVSDQLRGMVAVLKRGDTDWSSFTREQIRTLNLLPVGLGIAPAISGPVGLIKEAEPSDHEEPTSKEEVITRPNTSRSERCSFWRSLRTRASASRKTPVDPTPLSLSSDSEEDVPAREHGSAKASRSASPRPSQPASKTSKRRRLSKLWGAALFPSEEENAYTKVAEANAKVMEACNDLVLKMAERTWTSQRNVEIDRISLDFKRISAELEIAKRENKEEVEKINSMMAEWVKVCDEKSVLEVEVAAQQTKIVRLEAERDRDVRSARREMSLQYAEILRSLEEKWSNKEREMAARIQLQEVVANIDILNEIKEGSCDVDRELRASFSCSPLHIVTELVFELTPYSE; this is encoded by the exons ATGTCTTCCTTTTCATTTCCAAGTCCGACGATCAAGCAAGAGCACATAGAAAAGTTATACTCCTCGTTTGGAGTAGATCGCGCCGTGGTCTGTGAACTTTGTTCCGATCACGAGACTCCGGAGACCGTCAGAAACGGGTATGGCGGAGCATATCTCAACTTCTTCGAGTCCTGCGGGCTTTCTTTCCCGATTCCGAGACAGCTGCTAGAGATTCTCGCCGATCTTGGGATTTCTCTCACGCAGCTATGCCCGAACCTTCTTCGACACCTCCTAGCGATCCTCGTGAGGGCCAGAGAGGAGAAGATTTTGTTTGAGCTGGAGGAGTTGCACAGCCTATATCTCATAAAGCGCAACCAGAAGAATCCTGGGACGTTCTTGGCGTCTCCTCGTCCTGGCCTCCATGTGATTGGTGGGACACCCTATCGGGATGATCAGTGGCGAGATCAATTCTTTGCTTTCAAGGTCGACTCGTCCACAGTGAGAGATTTTGATTTCTCCCTGCTCCCTCGACGCTGGGCCGAAACTATCG ctCATCCGAGAGTTTCTCCGGTGTCCGATCAACTTCGAGGAATGGTGGCTGTTCTGAAACGCGGGGACACCGATTGGTCATCGTTTACTAGGGAGCAAATTCGTACTTTGAATTTGCTTCCCGTCGGTTTAGGTATAGCTCCTGCGATCTCGGGACCGGTCGGGTTGATCAAAGAGGCCGAGCCTTCTGATCATGAAGAGCCTACCTCTAAGGAGGAGGTTATTACTCGTCCTAACACGAGTCGTTCTGAGAGGTGCTCGTTCTGGAGATCACTCAGAACCCGGGCGTCTGCTTCGAGGAAAACGCCAGTGGATCCTACCCCGCTATCTTTGAGCTCCGATTCGGAGGAGGATGTGCCAGCTCGCGAGCACGGGTCTGCCAAGGCTTCGCGAAGTGCTTCACCGAGACCATCGCAACCTGCTTCCAAGACGTCGAAGAGACGGAGA CTCTCGAAGCTTTGGGGCGCCGCTCTTTTTCCCTCGGAGGAGGAAAATGCTTATACCAAGGTCGCCGAAGCGAATGCCAAG GTCATGGAGGCTTGTAACGATCTCGTTCTGAAGATGGCGGAGCGTACATGGACCTCTCAGAGAAATGTGGAGATCGATCGGATCTCCCTTGACTTCAAGAGGATCTCTGCTGAACTCGAGATCGCCAAGCGGGAGAACAAGGAGGAGGTTGAGAAGATCAACTCCATGATGGCAGAGTGGGTAAAAGTTTGTGATGAGAAATCGGTTTTAGAAGTCGAGGTCGCTGCTCAACAGACCAAAATTGTGAGGCTTGAAGCTGAGAGGGACCGAGACGTTCGCTCTGCTCGTCGTGAGATGTCGCTTCAGTATGCGGAGATTCTGAGATCTTTAGAAGAGAAGTGGTCCAACAAGGAAAGGGAGATGGCGGCTAGAATTCAGCTTCAGGAGGTGGTTGCCAACATTGATATTCTGAACGAGATCAAAGAGGGCAGCTGCGACGTTGATAGGGAGTTG cgagcgAGCTTTTCCTGTAGCCCGCTTCATATAGTGACCGAGCTTGTGTTcgagctcactccctatagcgagtga
- the LOC108850579 gene encoding uncharacterized protein LOC108850579, translating to MTARVLGGDFRVVGEEARDATMEDIGGKERPPGYPPDAPGSWVSKVVGCNEGGMPVPEEVVDEEFVKSRLRLEFPNGEDGEPEITIGEEVLTAMNNLWKSCMIVRVLGRNIPILSLTRRLEELWKPKGSMHVMDLPRHFFMVRFEKEEEYMAALSGGPWRAFGSYLMVQAWTPEFDPLKDEIDTMPVWVRISHIPVNFYHKTILMGIARGLGRPIRVDMTTLKLERARFARVCVEVNLNKPLKGSVLINGERYFVSYEGISSICSKCGMYGHLVHTCPKNDVEGTMVVVPAQEITNHVSTEARGKETGFTQVRHARKKTDQQRRSEDLMRSNEGRAVAGNIHKEVQSNSVVEKIKVSNRFGSLTESGEMVELQDDTEKEDENKENENTVDPNVGSGSNGLGKVMAFAATRVKGDQTSTRMGLKEKKTNLKSPNFTRPKPKSVGPTRGLTYGPAKGEVNLSLSGKRLRVERESIGRRGGVFTGEGGGDGSEKDPVHGSEGSLIPVQMEVIENLRKDGAELGEEESSKGVEA from the coding sequence ATGACGGCTAGGGTTTTGGGAGGCGATTTTAGGGTTGTGGGGGAGGAAGCGCGAGATGCGACCATGGAGGACATTGGAGGGAAGGAGAGACCGCCGGGTTATCCACCGGATGCTCCGGGGTCATGGGTAAGCAAGGTTGTTGGGTGTAACGAGGGAGGGATGCCAGTACCGGAGGAAGTGGTTGATGAGGAGTTTGTGAAGTCGAGGCTGAGGTTGGAGTTTCCGAATGGTGAGGATGGAGAACCAGAGATTACGATAGGAGAGGAGGTGTTGACGGCTATGAATAACTTGTGGAAGAGTTGCATGATTGTTAGGGTTTTGGGAAGAAACATACCTATCCTAAGTCTAACTCGAAGACTGGAGGAATTATGGAAACCTAAAGGATCGATGCACGTTATGGATCTACCTAGGCACTTCTTTATGGTACGTTTTGAGAAGGAGGAGGAGTATATGGCTGCACTATCGGGTGGCCCATGGAGGGCGTTTGGAAGCTATCTTATGGTACAAGCATGGACTCCGGAGTTTGATCCACTGAAGGATGAGATAGATACGATGCCGGTGTGGGTTCGTATCTCCCATATTCCTGTGAACTTTTACCACAAGACGATATTGATGGGGATTGCTAGGGGGCTAGGAAGACCGATCAGAGTTGATATGACAACGTTGAAGCTGGAAAGAGCTAGATTCGCTAGAGTTTGTGTGGAGGTGAATCTTAATAAACCATTAAAGGGGTCAGTGCTGATTAATGGCGAGAGATACTTCGTTTCATACGAAGGAATTTCTTCTATATGTTCGAAGTGTGGAATGTATGGACACCTAGTACATACATGTCCAAAAAATGATGTAGAGGGGACTATGGTTGTCGTGCCTGCTCAAGAGATCACGAACCATGTGAGTACTGAAGCTAGAGGAAAGGAAACAGGGTTCACGCAAGTGAGACATGCGAGGAAGAAAACTGACCAACAGAGAAGATCAGAGGATCTTATGCGAAGTAACGAGGGGAGAGCTGTGGCGGGAAATATACATAAGGAAGTACAGAGTAATAGTGTGGTGGAGAAAATCAAAGTCTCCAATAGGTTTGGTAGCTTAACTGAAAGTGGGGAGATGGTAGAGCTACAAGATGATACTGAGAAAGAGGACGAGAATAAAGAAAATGAGAATACCGTTGATCCAAATGTTGGAAGTGGAAGCAATGGGCTTGGGAAGGTGATGGCGTTTGCTGCAACTAGGGTCAAAGGAGATCAGACATCAACTCGTATGGGCCTTAAGGAAAAGAAGACTAATCTGAAAAGCCCAAATTTCACAAGGCCGAAACCAAAATCTGTTGGGCCTACGCGTGGCCTAACATATGGCCCAGCGAAAGGCGAGGTTAACTTATCGCTAAGTGGGAAGAGATTGAGAGTGGAGAGGGAGAGTATCGGAAGGCGAGGAGGGGTCTTCACCGGAGAGGGAGGAGGAGATGGAAGCGAGAAAGATCCAGTGCACGGTAGTGAAGGGAGCCTCATACCGGTGCAAATGGAGGTGATAGAGAACCTGAGGAAAGATGGAGCGGAGCTTGGGGAGGAAGAAAGCTCGAAGGGTGTGGAGGCATAA
- the LOC108849530 gene encoding uncharacterized protein LOC108849530, whose product MGGVTSSIAAKFAFFPPTPPSYGLITDDSSSSVDRLYITDVPRRDDVDVLKLRTRRGNEIVAIYVKHPKANCTLLYSHGNAADLGQMFELFVELSSRLRVNLMGYDYSGYGQSTGKASECNTYADIDASYNCLKEHYGVKDDQLILYGQSVGSGPTIDLASRTPNLRGVVLHSPILSGMRVLYPVKRTYWFDIYKNIDKIGSVSCPILVIHGTADEVVDWSHGKQLWELSKEKYEPLWVSGGGHCNLELYPEFIKHLKKFVIYISKPKGPRDGSNKTNATDATKDQSKPSENGRADTFQLGCCLPEVSRNSVDSQLEKSKKTNKPEKSRMSVDRFRRKKGLVW is encoded by the exons ATGGGAGGAGTAACTTCATCAATCGCCGCCAAATTCGCTTTCTTCCCGCCAACCCCACCTTCTTACGGTTTGATTACCGACGACAGCTCCTCCTCCGTTGACCGATTGTACATTACCGATGTTCCTCGCCGCGATGACGTTGACGTCCTGAAGCTACGCACTCGCCGTGGCAACGAGATCGTTGCTATTTACGTCAAACACCCTAAAGCTAATTGTACGCTTCTCTATTCCCATGGGAACGCCGCTGATTTGGGTCAGATGTTTGAGCTTTTCGTCGAGCTTAGCAGCCGCCTCCGTGTTAATCTCATGGG GTATGATTACTCTGGCTATGGTCAATCTACTGGAAAG GCAAGCGAATGTAACACATATGCTGATATAGATGCATCGTATAACTGCCTGAAAGAACATTACGGTGTAAAAGATGATCAACTGATATTATATGGTCAGTCTGTTGGTAGTGGACCCACGATTGATTTAGCTTCGCGCACGCCTAATTTAAGAGGAGTTGTTTTGCATAGCCCTATTCTCTCTGGGATGAGAGTTCTGTACCCGGTTAAACGAACATATTGGTTTGACATTTACAAG AATATCGACAAGATCGGTTCTGTTTCCTGTCCTATCTTAGTCATCCAT GGAACTGCAGATGAAGTAGTTGATTGGTCTCATGGGAAACAACTCTGGGAACTTTCCAAAGAAAAGTATGAACCTCTATGGGTCTCTGGAGGAGGACACTGCAATCTTGAACTCTATCCAGAGTTCATCAAACATCTGAAGaagtttgtaatatatatttctaaacccAAGGGACCAAGAGACGGTTCAAACAAAACGAATGCAACAGACGCAACCAAGGACCAGAGCAAGCCTTCAGAGAATGGACGTGCTGACACGTTTCAACTGGGCTGCTGCCTTCCGGAAGTTTCCAGAAACAGTGTTGACAGTCAGCTTGAGAAATCTAAGAAGACTAATAAACCTGAGAAGTCTCGGATGAGTGTTGATAGGTTTAGAAGGAAAAAAGGTCTGGTCTGGTGA